GCTGCCGGAGGCCGATCGCGAGACGCCGCCGCCCACGATCGCGCGGCGCTATCCGTTCCAGCACCTGGCGCCCCAGGTCGCAAGCCGGCTTCATCGCAGCGACGGCGAACCCGTCCGCACGCTCATCGACGCCGGCATCCAACGCGGCATCGAACGCGAGGCGGCCGATGCGGTCCGGGCGATGACCGACGGCGGCGACGTCGCCATCCTGGTTGTCGAGAACCGCGAGCTCGCGATCCGCGGCTGGGTCGGCGGCGTGCGCAGTGCGCTCGACCTGGCCCGTCGCCGCCGCTCGCCCGGCTCAGCGTTGAAACCATTCATCTATGGCCTGGCGTTCGACGATCTGGCACTCCTGCCTGAGACGCTGGTCGAAGATCGGCCGCTCCGGATCGGCGACTATGCGCCCGAGAATTTCGATCGCGGCTTCCACGGCGAGGTGACGGCGCGCGAGGCGCTGCAGCAGTCCCTGAACGTGCCGGCGATAGCACTCTTGGATCGGCTCGGCCCCGGGCGGCTCGCGGCAACCCTGCGCGACGCCGGCGCGCGGCTCGATTTTCCCGCGGGCGACTTGGGCCCCAGCCTGCCGCTCGCCTTGGGCGGCGTCGGCATCAGCCTTCTCGACCTGACCCGGCTCTATGTCGGCCTGGCCCATGACGGCCGCGCGGCGCCGCTGCGCCTCGTGCCGGGCGCCGTCCCCGGCGAGGCCACCCTCATGACGCCCCATGCGGCGCGCGAGATCACGGCGATCCTGCGCGGCTCGCCGCCGCCCGACGGGCGGATGCCGCGGGCGCTTGCCGCCGGGGCCCGGCCGATCGCCTACAAGACCGGCACGTCCTACGGCTTCCGCGACGCCTGGGCGGTGGGCTACAGCCCCGACTGGACGATCGGCGTCTGGACCGGCCGCGCCGACGGGTCGCCCCGACCCGGCGCCTACGGCCGCAATACGGCGGCGCCGCTGCTGTTTACGCTCTTCGACCTGCTGCCGGCCGAAACGAGCGCCGACGGCCCCGCGGCCCTCGCCGAGGCCGGTCCGTCGACGCCGCTGCCGCGCGCCCTCGAACGGTTCGCCGATCGCGACGGGCTGCATGCCCTGCCCAAGGCAAACCCGCCGCGCATCCTGTTCCCGCCCGACGGCGCGCAGATCGACGTCGCGGACGAGACCGGCCGGCTCGGGCCGCTGCAGCTCGAGGCCGATAGCGGCACGCCACCCTATCGCTGGTCGGTGAACGGCGTGCCGCTGCCGTCGCCCGGCCTTGCCGCCCCGGTGCAATGGCAGCCGGACGGGCCGGGCTTCGCCCGCGTGACCGTGACCGACGCCACCGGCCGGCGCACGAGCGCCACCATACGGTTGCGCTAGCTCACCCGCTCGATCAGCGCCATCGCCGCCTGCGGATTGCGCTCCTTGAAGCCGCTGATGACATAGAGGAACACGTCGCGCGCCGTCTTTTCCGCTGCCGGCGCGCCGGCCGTCATGAGCCCCTCGGGCGTGCCGCCCTCGGCCCAGTGGCGCGCGATGCCGGCCCAGCGGTCGAGGTCGGCCGGCCCATATCCCAAGGTTTCGCCTGCTTTCGTGCCCATGATGCGGGCATAGACGAAGGGCGCCGTCACGTCGGCGATCTGCGGGAATTCGGAATCGCCGGCGATGATGACCGCGACGCCATGCTCGCGGGCGAGCGCCACGAAATCCGGGCTACGGAAGCTTTCATGGCGCACCTCGACCGCGTGGCTGAGCGCACGGCCGTCGACGCTTTTCGGCAGCAGCTTCAGGAAGGCCGCGAAATCGTCCGGATCGAACTTCTTCGTGCCCATGAACTGCCAGTTGATCGGGCCGAGCTTGCCCTTGAGCTCGGTGATGCCGCTGGTCACGAACTTCTCGATCGATGGGCCGGCCTCGGCCAGCACGCGCCGGTTGGTCGCAAAGCGCGGCCCTTTGAGCGTGAAGACGAAATCATCCGGCGTCTCGTCGTGCCAGCGCGCAAAGCTCTCCGGCTTCTGCGAGCCGTAATAGGTGCCGTTGATCTCGATCGAGGTGAGCTTGCCGCTGGCGAATTCCAGCTCGCGCTTCTGCGCCAGCCCGTCCGGATAGAAGCTGCCGCGCCAGGGCTCGTAGGTCCAGCCGCCGATGCCGATCCGGATGCGTGACGCCGTCCGCTCTGCCATTTCCGTCTCTCTCCCTTCGCCGGGTTGCGCCCGCCGCGGCCGATGCGAAACGCCGCCGCCGGCGCCATCATCTCTCAGCTATGCAGGTTCGCTTACTATCTCCTCGTGTGGCAATAGCCTTTGAACTCTACCGGCTCTAGATGCTGACGCCACTCGCCACTAGGAAGACGACAGTAGAAATTAGATTCTTCTAGG
This DNA window, taken from Aliidongia dinghuensis, encodes the following:
- the pbpC gene encoding penicillin-binding protein 1C, which produces MSGRLRQAFAALLAVTAGALLLDRLLPPDLHRWQDRSAVLTAHDGTVLNVATTRDGMWRLGTRPDAVDPHYLDMLLAAEDHRFRDHPGIDPLAATRAAWQLIRTGRIVSGGSTLTMQVARLLEPHPRSVLGKLHDAIRAIQLEERYGKDEILAMYLTLAPFGGNVEGVRAASLTWFGHEPDRLTPGEAAILVALPQRPAALRPDRHPARALAAAGRVLDRLVDEGRLPEADRETPPPTIARRYPFQHLAPQVASRLHRSDGEPVRTLIDAGIQRGIEREAADAVRAMTDGGDVAILVVENRELAIRGWVGGVRSALDLARRRRSPGSALKPFIYGLAFDDLALLPETLVEDRPLRIGDYAPENFDRGFHGEVTAREALQQSLNVPAIALLDRLGPGRLAATLRDAGARLDFPAGDLGPSLPLALGGVGISLLDLTRLYVGLAHDGRAAPLRLVPGAVPGEATLMTPHAAREITAILRGSPPPDGRMPRALAAGARPIAYKTGTSYGFRDAWAVGYSPDWTIGVWTGRADGSPRPGAYGRNTAAPLLFTLFDLLPAETSADGPAALAEAGPSTPLPRALERFADRDGLHALPKANPPRILFPPDGAQIDVADETGRLGPLQLEADSGTPPYRWSVNGVPLPSPGLAAPVQWQPDGPGFARVTVTDATGRRTSATIRLR
- a CDS encoding DUF72 domain-containing protein; the encoded protein is MAERTASRIRIGIGGWTYEPWRGSFYPDGLAQKRELEFASGKLTSIEINGTYYGSQKPESFARWHDETPDDFVFTLKGPRFATNRRVLAEAGPSIEKFVTSGITELKGKLGPINWQFMGTKKFDPDDFAAFLKLLPKSVDGRALSHAVEVRHESFRSPDFVALAREHGVAVIIAGDSEFPQIADVTAPFVYARIMGTKAGETLGYGPADLDRWAGIARHWAEGGTPEGLMTAGAPAAEKTARDVFLYVISGFKERNPQAAMALIERVS